Within Palaemon carinicauda isolate YSFRI2023 chromosome 14, ASM3689809v2, whole genome shotgun sequence, the genomic segment gagggggagcggGCGTCACTaataccttttccccagggcgacAGTCAGGTATGTGAGGGCCCTGCCCTAAAGTACCTGATGAAGTTACTTAGAAAATTCTGCAATGTGATAACTAAATACTCCAAATTAAATTATTGACGTAATTAAAGTGTCTGTCCTCAGAAAGTCCTAAAAAAGCATATCTGCCGGTTTTAGGAACTAAAACTTACGGCAAACATTTATTATAAACGCACTAAGATCTTAATAAATCTATTCAAGTGTCAGAGTTAatcaaacttctttttttcttatttctactaTTTCATAAACTTCTTGCACATCTATAACACATTTTGGTTTTAGTTCAAAGcatttaaatttataataaaaaaaaaaattatgaaccaaATGGTCGgtgaataatttatttaaattttttatgtatTATACATTACTTAAATTTATTGGTAGTTAACTTTAAGAGTTATTCAACTAAAGTGATACAATTTATGACATGTTTCTGAGATTTGACTTTTCCTCACTGAAAACTTCTTGTAAACATTTGTTGGTGTATCGTAATGTTTAACATTAAATGTTGGTATTTTATCACTGCCGAAAATTTCTCTAAACTATATGTTTGATGCTAATGATAATTACATTCGTACATACAAATGTCATACAAATAATATATTCATTGTGATATTTCTACACGTTCTAATCCATTTGTTTTTAAATGATTGATTTTagaagttttctttcatttttattttatataacataaTAATCAAGTTGCATAGACAAAGGaacaaattaataaagaaaaaagtaattaattaGATAAACGATTGAATAAACCATTCTTAAATAGGTAAAATAATGACTGAAAAGAGTGtagatatcagaaaaaaatattgattaaaaagtaGACAAATTCTTTATCATATATCGTGACTTGATATAAATAGTAAATAAAGAAAATCTATAAGATTCACATTCAAAATCGATAGTTGTATATGATGattaaagaaaaatacagaaatgCCTCACAACAGGAAATTGATTGATTCTGtaatggctttcgtaaagtgattttttttcgtcttgtgagtcgccttttacatttgaatagcctaattcgttccaaaccctacgaaaacaccacattaaatgattataaaaaagatATACACCACTAAACAACACTAAATGTATGACAAGTACTGTATTTGGATCATTCAACAATAAATTAACCATTGGTAACCTGTAAACGAAGTGTATAATTAGAGAAagcagtaaaaatacagtaaaagaaaatgtggaaccttacctttatAGTATGGCGATGTCCGGGAGCCAAGTGGTGGGTGGTAGAGGAGTAAGTAAGCaggtagaggaggatgacaaacggtggaaaacgttaacaagtggtagaaaacgtaaacacttaacctTACAAAAAAGACGTATAAATGGCAGATAACATTaaaacttaattttaggaaatattttcAAATTGCAGGAAATATtaactcttcttctttttcctaatTTTGTGGATTATTTTTTACTACACGTTTCGTATTTTCTGGGTTTAACTACACTACGTATTTTTTTCATCACTGtcacttttctttcgtttcttagctgCCACCTGGTCTGGTTCTGCCAAAAGCCTCTTTTTGAAATAATCaaccaaagaagcttgtttctgcctgcttcttgaaattttcctgaaatgacttaGGCAAACTTCATTCCAGTACTCAAGTGCatgacctgtgagaattttttctaggtgtcttttctacgagagccaccattttaaagtagctaTCTAGACCCTCCTGAATTCTtgccgttgtcagtgggtcatccccCCCTCTccccgctgtactcttcctgaacgatATTCACtcacatggcctccaactccttcaggtcatcagTCATTAGTGCCTCTTGGTGCTCCTTGATAGACACATCAATGTTGGCCTCATCAACTCCAtacccatggacttcccgagtgtgACGATCTTGGCAACTTGAGATTGAGGAACAGTTTCAGGATCTTCAACATTTTCGGAATCTGCTTCAGCTTGGTCTGagggaagccctcgaaatctcgtgtggagacggcatcaggccacagcgtCTTCCAAGCAAAGTTCAAGGTGTGCCTCAAAACCTCCTGCCAAGATTGATCGATggttttgaggcatatgacaatatcaaaatgatcCTTCTAAAATTAACGAAGGGTAAGGTTTGTGCTCTCAAGGATTTCGAAACATcacttgaagagatatttcgtataaagcttcttaaaattttaaatcacttgttggtccatgggctggaggtaaggggtggtgttcggtggaagatagggAACCTTGATGAAATAatattctgctacaatatcttcctcGATGGCAGGAGGGTGAGCAgaggcattgtccagcaccagcaggtatttcatagggaggcgcttctcttccaaatagtGTTTCATAATCGGGccgaaacaaatatttatccactcgatgaACAATTGTATTGGTACCCAGATTTCCATTAGTCCCCCACAACACATgaagattttccttagtgacttcgtgggtcttgaaggctcgagaagtatcagagtgatacaccagcaggtgTTTCACCTTGAAATCCcgactggcatttgcacagagtgcaagggtaagcctgtccttcatgggCTTATACCCGgttagcctcttttcttctgccataAAGTATGTTTGACGGGGGCTTTTTTACCAGAAGAGTCCAGTTTTGTCGCAATtcaagacttgctggggactgtagccttcccggacagtcaactcgtcaAAGGTCTTAACAAACGCTTCAGCTGGTTTCGTGTCCGatcttgcagcctccccatgacgcaccactgAATGAATCCGTGAGcgtcttgaatttttcaaaccactcatgagaagccttgaactctggggatgCTTGCTTTGACGTTCATTCTCCTGTGTcggcttcggcctgagcatgcacgagatctccgaaaatggcgctggcttcCTGGCAGATTATTGCCTTGGTGATAGTgactccagccatttctttgtcctttatccagacatgcagcagtctctccatctcatcgtagACGTGcgtcctcttgctggagaaaacagttacTCCCTTAGAAGGGGTGGCGGCCTTGATAGCTTCCATCTTCTTCAtgatcgttcctatcgtagatggattttggccataatcCTTTGCCATCACCGTTAACCGCATaacagcctcgtatttcttgattatttccatcttcatctccatggaaagcatcatcctcctCTTTTCCTTGACATCAGTGAATTTCTTGGGACCCATGTCTAATGATCTAACATAATATCACAGACAATACAGTGCAAttgttacaaaagcaaaatcacGAACACTAAGTCAGTGAATGAGTACAATACAGCTGCCGaaacgaaaagacataggaacaCCAATGCgaagatgcatgatgggatagagttcagtagatgctgaccaatagaagagcaggatcttatggtggtaactagcattcgagtagggagataaccaatctgagagcaggaggatggtagcgagtttacagtCTGGCAGCGCAGGAATTTTAAAATCAGTTTGAGACGTGGTCGGGCTCTTGCACTGTACAGCCTTtcattgtccgaaacatttttcgtgatgcaAGTCGTGAAATTCTTTGCATATcgtttcgcagagtgaaaatttcgtaagcagattctctCATTTCGAGAGGTTTGATAGTAGTTGATAAATAAATCCAGTTGAATGAAAATCCTAAACTTGTCTTTGAAATAAGAGTGCAATTTGACCTATTGATTAAACTTATTTCCGATTCTGTGAGAAGTGTGTATCTGTCTGTCCGGTTGTCTGTATGTCAGTCTATTTCTCTACGTCTATGAAGTGGAGCGGGAGGAACGAGTAGTATATTATTTTGTTCACTTCTATTTTCTGTCTATgccaagtttatctctctctctctctctctctctctctctctctctctctctctctctcgtttttgtttacttttgaaGTGGAGTTAGGAAGTAACCGTGAAAAAAAATTGAAGGCTTTGTCGTTCATTTATTACACAAAACAAAAGGTTTCCTCCTGGCTGTAAAGTGAGATAGAATTTAGCAATCTAGTATAGTTAGGATCCTACCTCAATTTAGTGATGTTGCTCTattgtatagtctctctctctctc encodes:
- the LOC137652854 gene encoding putative CENPB DNA-binding domain-containing protein 1, which translates into the protein MGPKKFTDVKEKRRMMLSMEMKMEIIKKYEAVMRLTVMAKDYGQNPSTIGTIMKKMEAIKAATPSKGVTVFSSKRTHVYDEMERLLHVWIKDKEMAGVTITKAIICQEASAIFGDLVHAQAEADTGE